One Gordonia zhaorongruii DNA segment encodes these proteins:
- a CDS encoding DNA recombination/repair protein RecA, translating to MTVAMAIIAEATRAGSTVALVGLPRLNLAAAMDMGADLDLVAVVSEPGADPLEVAGVLLDGIDLVVLGPDAGYGRRRGPVPPARARVLAGRARKQSSALLVLGDWPGSAVRIASEVTEYQHVPARRSGYGRIGGFGVEVRVTASGARPVSGRFELRTPGMGDAEDERNLMLVSADDGRSRQAPQKPSEPQKPSELQPRPVLAVAN from the coding sequence ATGACCGTCGCGATGGCGATCATCGCCGAGGCGACTCGTGCCGGTTCGACGGTCGCATTGGTCGGCCTTCCTCGCTTGAACCTGGCCGCAGCCATGGACATGGGGGCGGATCTGGATCTGGTGGCGGTGGTCTCCGAACCGGGTGCGGACCCGCTGGAAGTGGCCGGCGTGCTGCTCGACGGCATCGACCTCGTGGTGCTGGGACCGGACGCCGGATACGGACGGCGCCGCGGACCCGTGCCGCCCGCGCGGGCACGGGTGCTGGCAGGTCGGGCACGCAAGCAGTCGTCCGCTCTGCTGGTGCTCGGTGACTGGCCGGGCTCCGCCGTCCGCATCGCCAGTGAGGTGACCGAGTATCAGCATGTACCGGCCCGCCGCAGCGGGTACGGCCGCATCGGCGGTTTCGGTGTGGAGGTGCGAGTGACCGCGTCCGGTGCGCGGCCCGTCTCCGGACGCTTCGAACTGAGAACGCCGGGGATGGGCGATGCCGAGGACGAGCGGAACCTGATGCTGGTGTCGGCCGACGACGGGCGCTCCCGGCAGGCCCCGCAGAAGCCTTCGGAACCGCAGAAGCCTTCGGAACTGCAGCCGCGACCCGTGCTGGCGGTGGCGAATTGA
- a CDS encoding DNA polymerase Y family protein, producing MEGAHSRVMAVWCPDWPAVAAATSVGCTVADPIAVLHAGRVEACSRAARTVGVRRGMRKRQAQSLCPDLIVCDADPDRDGRLFEPVIGTVSDVVPLTEVLRPGLLVVTADRASRYFGGEDVLAERIVDAAASAGVTACVGTADELFTAVLAARSGQSVPPGTDAAYLATRPISDLTIEPSLSAPGRADLVDLLWRLGLRTLGSFAELPAADVASRFTADAVDAHRLARAVPGRRPSRAPVPAALDVEHECDPPVDRIDAAAFLGRRLAEELHQRLAASSLACMRLTVHAVTERGQRHSRTWRCAQPLTPDATADRVRWQLEGWLTGGRAAGGGAPDSPIVRLRLEPVEVVDPGTLQYAFTGAGLPAAVGGGLSDRARRALVRVQGLLGGESVRVPVRSGGRGPDEQVALVTLGDEPVVPHDPDAAWPDRLARPTPALLSHVDAEVLDAEDAAVTVTARGDFTTEPTDVRIGRRQYRLRWWAGPWPFGVEGAGSDTAVSARAQVLLEDSRALLLCYREQSWTVEGVYE from the coding sequence ATGGAGGGCGCGCACAGCCGGGTGATGGCCGTGTGGTGTCCCGACTGGCCTGCAGTGGCAGCAGCGACGTCGGTCGGATGCACCGTCGCCGACCCGATCGCGGTGCTCCACGCCGGACGCGTGGAGGCGTGCTCGCGCGCGGCGCGCACGGTGGGAGTCCGGCGGGGCATGCGGAAGCGCCAAGCGCAGTCGTTGTGCCCGGATCTGATCGTGTGCGACGCCGATCCGGACCGCGACGGCAGGCTGTTCGAACCGGTGATCGGGACCGTCAGCGACGTGGTGCCGCTGACTGAGGTACTCCGGCCGGGGCTGCTCGTCGTCACCGCGGACCGAGCGTCCCGCTACTTCGGCGGGGAGGACGTGCTCGCCGAACGGATCGTCGACGCGGCCGCCTCCGCTGGTGTCACCGCGTGCGTCGGCACGGCGGACGAGCTGTTCACCGCGGTTCTGGCCGCCAGATCCGGTCAGTCGGTGCCGCCGGGGACCGACGCCGCCTACCTGGCGACTCGTCCGATCTCCGATCTGACCATCGAACCGTCGCTGTCGGCGCCGGGGCGTGCGGATCTGGTCGATCTGCTGTGGCGGTTGGGCCTGCGGACATTGGGGTCGTTCGCGGAACTTCCCGCTGCGGATGTGGCCTCACGGTTCACCGCGGATGCGGTCGACGCGCATCGGCTCGCCCGTGCTGTCCCCGGTCGTCGTCCCAGCCGTGCGCCCGTACCCGCGGCCTTGGACGTGGAGCATGAATGCGATCCGCCGGTCGACCGGATCGACGCCGCTGCCTTCCTGGGGCGCAGACTCGCCGAAGAGCTGCATCAGCGTCTGGCGGCATCATCGCTGGCGTGCATGCGGTTGACGGTGCACGCGGTGACCGAACGCGGACAACGGCATTCGCGTACCTGGCGATGCGCGCAGCCGCTCACCCCGGACGCGACCGCCGACCGGGTGCGCTGGCAACTGGAGGGCTGGCTGACCGGAGGCCGTGCGGCGGGCGGCGGGGCTCCCGATTCGCCGATCGTCCGGCTGCGACTGGAGCCGGTCGAGGTGGTAGACCCCGGCACGCTGCAGTACGCGTTCACCGGTGCGGGGCTGCCCGCCGCGGTCGGTGGAGGCCTCAGCGACCGCGCCCGGCGGGCACTGGTGCGGGTGCAAGGGCTGCTGGGCGGGGAGTCCGTGCGGGTTCCGGTCCGGAGCGGTGGGCGCGGTCCGGACGAACAAGTCGCACTCGTCACGCTGGGCGACGAACCCGTGGTCCCGCACGATCCGGATGCGGCGTGGCCCGACCGGTTGGCACGTCCGACGCCGGCACTGCTGTCGCATGTCGACGCCGAGGTCCTCGATGCGGAGGATGCGGCGGTGACGGTGACCGCGCGCGGGGATTTCACGACCGAACCGACCGATGTGCGGATCGGGCGACGTCAGTACCGGCTCCGCTGGTGGGCCGGGCCGTGGCCGTTCGGAGTGGAGGGCGCCGGATCGGACACCGCAGTATCGGCGAGAGCCCAAGTGCTACTGGAAGATTCGCGCGCCCTGCTGCTCTGCTACCGGGAGCAGTCGTGGACCGTCGAAGGGGTGTACGAGTGA
- a CDS encoding SDR family oxidoreductase: MTGYLVTGAGGFIGSRVLQRLLVQDPDARITALVRPSSLPRFGRLLESVDGGDRVVTVTGDLTSRDLGITDVGALGDIDHVVHLAAIYDMTADTASQEEANVEGTAKVAALAVRLDAMMHHVSSIAVAGDWDGVYTEDDFDLGQGFPTPYHRTKFEAEKAVRDTAGLRWRVYRPSAVVGDSRTGEMDKIDGPYYFFGQLALFGQLPSFLKMPMPNLGAINLVPVDFVADAIAALITHRPDDDGLVFHLSDPQRRTITDMFNTLAPAFDAPRGFDALPHTLIRPILAAGSRGPLRSARGLLAAQLGVPDVMFDLISLPVDFRSDDSIAALREADVDLPDLAEYGPRLWSYWRDHLDPARYRRSDLRGPLVGKNIMITGASSGIGRAAARMCVTRGANVFLVARSADRLTEAADEMNAENAKAGLPAGQAYVYPADITDEPAVQTLIKSVLTEHGHVDVLVNNAGRSIRRSTLNAADRSHDYRRTMAVNYFGAVHLILALLPHMVERQSGHIVNVSSIAAQSHGPRFGAYGASKAALEAFSDATAAETLSDHVTFSTVRLPLTRTRMIAPTEAYQTQPGIWSVDKAASRVLRAIVDRPKQINTLLGDLVDFGHHAVPRLTNRIMHQEFLMLDESEAALGKKS, translated from the coding sequence GTGACCGGTTACCTAGTAACGGGCGCGGGGGGCTTCATCGGCAGCCGCGTGCTGCAACGACTTCTCGTGCAAGATCCCGACGCCCGCATCACAGCGCTCGTGCGTCCGAGTTCCCTGCCGCGCTTCGGCCGGCTACTGGAGTCCGTCGACGGCGGCGACCGCGTCGTCACCGTCACCGGCGATCTGACGTCGCGTGATCTCGGGATCACCGATGTCGGCGCGCTCGGCGACATCGACCATGTGGTGCATCTCGCCGCGATCTACGACATGACCGCGGACACCGCTTCCCAGGAGGAGGCGAACGTCGAGGGCACCGCGAAGGTCGCCGCGCTCGCCGTACGACTCGACGCGATGATGCACCACGTGTCGTCGATCGCCGTCGCAGGCGATTGGGACGGCGTCTACACCGAGGACGATTTCGACCTCGGGCAGGGTTTTCCGACTCCGTATCACCGGACCAAGTTCGAGGCCGAGAAGGCCGTCCGGGACACCGCCGGACTGCGGTGGCGCGTGTACCGCCCCTCCGCCGTCGTCGGCGACTCCCGCACCGGCGAGATGGACAAGATCGACGGCCCGTACTACTTCTTCGGCCAGCTGGCGCTGTTCGGGCAGTTGCCGTCGTTCCTGAAGATGCCGATGCCGAACCTCGGTGCGATCAACCTGGTTCCGGTCGACTTCGTGGCAGACGCCATCGCCGCACTGATCACGCATCGGCCCGATGACGACGGGCTGGTGTTCCACCTGTCCGACCCGCAGCGTCGCACCATCACCGACATGTTCAACACGCTGGCTCCCGCCTTCGACGCGCCACGCGGATTCGACGCACTGCCCCATACCCTGATCCGCCCGATCCTGGCAGCGGGAAGCCGCGGCCCGCTGCGGTCCGCACGCGGCCTCCTGGCCGCGCAGCTCGGCGTGCCGGACGTGATGTTCGACCTGATCTCGCTGCCTGTCGATTTCCGCAGCGACGACAGCATCGCGGCACTGCGGGAGGCAGACGTCGACCTGCCCGACCTCGCCGAGTACGGACCACGGCTGTGGAGTTACTGGCGCGATCACCTCGATCCGGCACGCTACCGACGCTCCGATCTTCGCGGACCGCTGGTCGGGAAGAACATCATGATCACCGGCGCATCGTCGGGCATCGGCAGGGCGGCCGCCCGCATGTGCGTCACGCGCGGCGCCAACGTCTTCCTCGTCGCGCGCAGTGCCGATCGCCTCACCGAGGCTGCCGACGAGATGAACGCCGAGAACGCCAAAGCCGGCCTGCCCGCGGGGCAGGCGTACGTGTATCCGGCCGACATCACCGACGAGCCGGCCGTGCAGACGCTCATCAAGTCGGTGCTGACCGAACACGGTCACGTCGACGTGCTGGTCAACAACGCGGGTCGCTCGATCCGTCGCTCCACCTTGAACGCCGCCGACCGTTCCCACGACTACCGGCGGACGATGGCGGTCAACTACTTCGGCGCGGTTCACCTGATACTCGCGCTGCTGCCGCACATGGTGGAACGCCAGTCCGGGCACATCGTGAACGTGTCGTCGATCGCCGCGCAGAGCCATGGCCCGCGGTTCGGCGCATACGGCGCGTCGAAAGCCGCACTCGAGGCGTTCAGCGACGCGACCGCCGCCGAGACCTTGTCCGATCACGTCACCTTCAGCACGGTGCGGCTGCCGCTGACACGCACGCGGATGATCGCCCCCACCGAGGCGTATCAAACTCAGCCCGGCATCTGGAGCGTGGACAAGGCCGCCAGCCGGGTGCTTCGCGCCATCGTCGACCGACCGAAGCAGATCAACACCCTTCTCGGCGACCTGGTCGACTTCGGGCATCACGCGGTTCCTCGCCTGACCAACCGGATCATGCATCAGGAGTTCCTGATGCTCGACGAGTCCGAGGCGGCGCTCGGCAAGAAGTCCTGA
- a CDS encoding error-prone DNA polymerase yields the protein MGWSNGPPTWSEMERVLSGRAPSAADRRGETFAPNSQSGDGGDSPAWSRKRGEYVPGDIAFGSSTVAFAELHAHSAYSFLDGASMPEAMVEEAQRLGLKALALTDHDGFYGVVRFAEAAREFGMPTVFGAELSLQHDAARAGAVDPAGDHLLVLARRDEGYRRLSRVIADAHMTGGEKGLLRYDGDAITEAAADGDWLVLTGCRKGEVRRGLARAGRKGAQTALGDLVDRFGAGNVAVELTATGHSADDERNAILAGLAAEMRIPTVATTGAHFAGPSSRRLATAVAAVRSRTDITTIDGWLPGVGGAHLRSGDEMARLLPAHPEAIDNAVQMAADCAFSLGLIAPNLPPFDVPGGHTEASWLRHLTEEGAVRRYGTRAQRPDAYRQIDHELAIIETLTFPGYFLVVHDIVAFCKRNDILCQGRGSAANSAVCFALGITNVDPVGNSLLFERFLSPERDGPPDIDVDIESDRREEAIQYVYSRHGRAHSAQVANVITYRGRSAVRDMARALGYAPGQQDAWSKVPDSAPDDVRDLASQISAMPRHLGIHSGGMVICDRPIADVCPTEWARMPGRSVLQWDKDDCAAIGLVKFDLLGLGMLSALHYAIDLVAQHKGIEVDLATLDLTEEAVYDMLCRADSVGVFQVESRAQMATLPRLRPRNFYDLVVEVALIRPGPIQGGSVHPYIRRRNGEEEPAVEHPSMHKSLDRTLGIPLFQEQMMQLAVDVAGFDATEADQLRRAMGSKRSPERMERLRRRFYDGMRETNGIVGETADRIYEKMAAFANFGFPESHSQSFASLVFYSSWFKLHHPAAFCAALLRAQPMGFYSPQSLVADARRHGVTVHRPDVNSSLSYAGLENGGLDVRIGLAAVRGLSDDAAQRIVDARESGGGFTSVADLSRRTELTLAQLESLATAGAFADFGLDRRSALWEAGAAAGLREDQLEMTSPREAPALPGMSEVELTAVDAVSTGISPRAYPTQYLRPRLDAMGVVPADGLLSVPDGSRVLVGGAVTHRQRPATASGVTFVNLEDETGMVNVVCSVGLWSRYRALAQTASAMLIRGKVQNAEGAVTVVADRIQKLDLKVGTRSRDWC from the coding sequence ATGGGTTGGAGTAACGGTCCGCCGACCTGGTCGGAGATGGAACGGGTGCTGTCGGGGCGTGCCCCGTCGGCGGCGGATCGGCGCGGTGAGACCTTCGCACCTAACAGCCAGAGCGGCGACGGGGGAGACTCCCCGGCCTGGTCGCGCAAGCGCGGTGAGTACGTGCCGGGAGACATCGCGTTCGGGTCGTCGACGGTGGCGTTCGCGGAACTGCACGCGCACAGCGCCTACAGCTTTCTGGACGGGGCGTCGATGCCGGAGGCGATGGTCGAGGAGGCGCAACGGCTCGGGCTGAAGGCGCTGGCGCTGACCGACCACGACGGCTTCTACGGGGTGGTGCGCTTCGCCGAGGCGGCCCGCGAGTTCGGCATGCCGACCGTGTTCGGTGCCGAACTGTCGTTGCAGCACGACGCGGCCCGCGCCGGCGCGGTGGATCCGGCGGGCGATCACCTGCTGGTGCTCGCCCGCCGGGACGAGGGCTACCGGCGACTGTCCCGGGTGATCGCCGACGCTCATATGACCGGCGGCGAGAAGGGGCTGCTGCGCTACGACGGCGATGCGATCACCGAGGCGGCCGCGGACGGGGACTGGCTGGTGCTGACCGGGTGCCGCAAGGGGGAGGTGCGTCGAGGGCTGGCGCGCGCCGGACGCAAAGGCGCACAGACCGCGCTGGGCGATCTGGTGGACCGGTTCGGAGCGGGCAACGTCGCCGTCGAACTGACCGCCACGGGCCACTCCGCCGACGACGAGCGCAATGCGATTCTCGCCGGACTCGCCGCCGAGATGCGGATACCGACGGTCGCGACGACGGGCGCGCACTTCGCCGGACCGTCCAGTCGGCGGCTGGCGACCGCGGTGGCGGCCGTCCGGTCGCGCACCGACATCACGACCATCGACGGCTGGCTGCCGGGGGTGGGAGGGGCGCACCTGCGCAGCGGCGACGAGATGGCCAGGCTGCTTCCCGCTCATCCGGAGGCCATCGACAACGCGGTGCAGATGGCGGCAGACTGCGCCTTCTCGCTGGGACTGATCGCGCCGAACCTGCCGCCGTTCGACGTCCCCGGAGGGCACACGGAGGCGTCGTGGCTGCGGCACCTCACCGAGGAGGGCGCGGTGCGCCGCTACGGGACTCGCGCGCAGCGCCCGGACGCGTACCGGCAGATAGATCACGAGCTGGCGATCATCGAGACGCTGACGTTCCCCGGCTACTTCCTGGTGGTCCACGACATCGTCGCGTTCTGCAAACGCAACGACATCCTGTGTCAGGGGCGGGGGAGCGCCGCGAACTCGGCGGTCTGCTTCGCGCTCGGCATCACCAACGTCGATCCGGTGGGCAACTCGCTGCTGTTCGAGCGATTCCTCTCACCGGAGCGCGACGGCCCGCCCGACATCGACGTCGACATCGAATCGGATCGGCGCGAGGAGGCCATCCAGTACGTGTACTCGCGGCACGGTCGGGCACACAGTGCCCAGGTGGCGAACGTGATCACCTACCGCGGCCGGTCCGCGGTGCGCGACATGGCCAGAGCGCTCGGCTACGCACCAGGACAGCAGGACGCGTGGAGCAAGGTCCCCGACTCCGCGCCCGACGACGTCCGTGATCTGGCGTCGCAGATCTCCGCCATGCCACGACATCTGGGCATTCACTCCGGCGGGATGGTGATCTGCGACCGGCCGATCGCCGACGTGTGCCCCACGGAGTGGGCGCGCATGCCCGGGCGCAGCGTTCTGCAGTGGGACAAGGACGACTGCGCCGCCATCGGTCTGGTGAAGTTCGACCTTCTCGGTCTCGGCATGCTGTCGGCACTGCATTACGCGATCGATCTGGTGGCGCAGCACAAGGGCATCGAGGTGGATCTGGCGACACTCGATCTGACCGAGGAAGCCGTCTACGACATGCTGTGCCGGGCCGACTCGGTCGGGGTGTTCCAGGTGGAGTCGCGTGCGCAGATGGCGACCCTGCCGCGCCTGCGGCCCCGCAACTTCTACGACCTGGTGGTCGAGGTGGCGCTCATCCGGCCGGGGCCGATCCAGGGCGGGTCGGTGCACCCGTACATCCGCAGACGCAACGGGGAGGAGGAACCCGCCGTCGAGCATCCGTCCATGCACAAGTCGCTCGATCGGACGCTGGGCATCCCGCTGTTCCAGGAGCAGATGATGCAACTGGCGGTGGACGTCGCCGGATTCGACGCGACCGAGGCCGACCAGCTGCGCAGGGCGATGGGCTCCAAGCGGTCTCCGGAGCGGATGGAGCGGCTGCGGAGGCGGTTCTACGACGGCATGCGGGAGACGAACGGGATCGTCGGAGAGACCGCTGACCGCATCTACGAGAAGATGGCCGCCTTCGCCAACTTCGGTTTTCCGGAGAGTCATTCGCAGAGTTTCGCGTCGTTGGTGTTCTATTCGTCGTGGTTCAAGCTGCACCATCCGGCTGCGTTCTGCGCCGCGCTGTTGCGGGCGCAGCCGATGGGCTTCTACTCGCCGCAGTCCCTGGTCGCCGACGCGCGGCGGCACGGGGTGACGGTGCACCGGCCCGATGTGAACTCGTCGCTGTCGTATGCGGGTCTGGAGAACGGCGGTCTGGACGTGCGGATCGGGCTGGCCGCGGTCCGCGGACTCTCCGACGACGCGGCGCAGCGGATCGTCGACGCCCGTGAATCGGGTGGGGGGTTCACGTCGGTGGCCGACCTGTCGCGTCGTACCGAACTGACCCTCGCTCAACTGGAATCGCTCGCCACCGCAGGAGCTTTCGCGGATTTCGGTCTGGACCGCCGGTCCGCCCTGTGGGAGGCGGGGGCCGCCGCCGGCCTGCGCGAGGATCAACTGGAGATGACATCGCCGAGGGAGGCTCCCGCGCTGCCCGGCATGTCGGAAGTGGAGCTGACTGCGGTGGACGCGGTGTCGACGGGGATATCGCCGCGCGCCTACCCGACTCAGTACCTGCGGCCGCGTCTCGACGCGATGGGCGTGGTCCCGGCGGACGGACTGCTGTCGGTGCCGGACGGGTCGCGCGTGCTCGTCGGGGGAGCGGTCACGCACCGGCAGCGTCCCGCGACAGCGTCGGGCGTCACGTTTGTGAACCTCGAGGATGAGACCGGAATGGTGAACGTCGTCTGCTCGGTGGGTCTGTGGTCCAGGTACCGGGCCCTCGCGCAGACCGCGTCGGCGATGTTGATCCGCGGCAAGGTGCAGAACGCGGAAGGAGCGGTGACCGTCGTCGCCGACCGGATCCAGAAACTGGATCTGAAGGTGGGCACCCGGTCACGGGATTGGTGCTGA
- a CDS encoding tRNA (cytidine(34)-2'-O)-methyltransferase produces the protein MFRIMFFAPCIPPNTGNAIRIAANTGCELHLIEPLGFTMTDAQVKRAGLDYHDMANVTVHPDLETAWDALAPERVFAFTAHASRFHTDVEYRPGDVLLFGPEPTGLPDEVLADSHVTEQLRIPMLPGRRSMNLANATSVALYEAWRQHDFDGAV, from the coding sequence GTGTTCCGGATCATGTTCTTCGCCCCCTGCATCCCGCCGAATACCGGCAACGCGATCCGGATAGCGGCCAACACCGGATGCGAGCTCCACCTGATCGAACCGCTCGGTTTCACCATGACCGATGCCCAGGTCAAACGGGCGGGACTCGATTACCACGACATGGCGAACGTGACTGTTCACCCGGATCTGGAGACCGCCTGGGATGCGCTGGCGCCCGAGCGGGTCTTCGCGTTCACCGCGCACGCGAGTCGTTTCCACACCGATGTCGAGTACCGGCCCGGCGATGTGCTGCTGTTCGGCCCCGAACCGACCGGACTTCCCGATGAGGTGCTCGCCGACTCGCACGTCACCGAGCAGCTCCGGATCCCGATGCTGCCGGGTCGTCGGTCGATGAATCTCGCCAACGCGACCAGCGTCGCGCTCTACGAGGCGTGGCGTCAGCACGATTTCGACGGAGCCGTGTAA
- a CDS encoding bifunctional methylenetetrahydrofolate dehydrogenase/methenyltetrahydrofolate cyclohydrolase, with amino-acid sequence MTAIRLDGKLTRDEIFTDLKTRVDALRAAGITPGLGTVLVGDDPGSHSYVKGKHSDCAKVGISSIRRDLPADVSQDELNATIDELNADPACTGYIVQLPLPKHLDENAALERILPEKDADGLHPINLGRLVLGKESTLPCTPRGVIHLLRRYDIELNGAHVTVIGRGVTIGRPIGLLLTRRSENATVTLCHTGTRDLAAEVSRADIVVAAAGVGHLITADMVKPGAAVVDVGVSRIDGKLIGDVAPEVWDVAGAVSPNPGGVGPLTRAFLLANVVERAESQSAVAGD; translated from the coding sequence GTGACGGCGATTCGACTGGACGGCAAGCTCACCCGAGACGAGATCTTCACTGACCTGAAGACGCGCGTGGACGCACTCCGCGCCGCGGGCATCACCCCAGGCCTGGGAACGGTCCTGGTGGGAGACGATCCGGGGTCGCATTCGTACGTCAAGGGCAAGCACTCGGACTGCGCCAAGGTCGGCATCTCGTCGATCCGCCGGGATCTGCCGGCCGATGTATCGCAGGACGAGCTGAACGCCACGATCGACGAACTCAATGCCGATCCGGCGTGCACCGGCTACATCGTGCAACTGCCGCTGCCGAAGCATCTCGACGAGAACGCCGCGCTCGAGCGCATCCTTCCCGAGAAGGACGCTGACGGTCTGCATCCGATCAACCTCGGTCGGCTCGTGCTCGGCAAGGAGTCGACTCTCCCGTGTACTCCGCGGGGAGTCATCCACCTGCTGCGTCGCTACGACATCGAACTGAACGGTGCACACGTCACCGTCATCGGCCGTGGAGTGACCATCGGTCGCCCGATCGGCCTCCTGCTGACCCGGCGCAGCGAGAACGCCACCGTCACGCTCTGCCACACCGGGACCCGTGATCTGGCCGCCGAGGTGAGCCGTGCCGACATCGTCGTCGCGGCCGCGGGCGTGGGACACCTGATCACCGCGGACATGGTGAAGCCCGGTGCCGCCGTCGTCGACGTGGGCGTCAGCCGCATCGACGGCAAGCTGATCGGCGATGTGGCCCCCGAAGTGTGGGACGTGGCGGGTGCCGTGTCGCCGAACCCCGGTGGCGTTGGTCCGCTCACGCGCGCCTTCCTGCTCGCCAACGTCGTCGAACGCGCCGAATCTCAGTCGGCGGTCGCGGGGGACTGA
- a CDS encoding DUF3017 domain-containing protein, protein MAENRIESIRRARRLHGVIANIPFYVVLALIAIAGVLILLDRWRRGAFVFGSAILVAATIRAVLPTSRVGLLQVRGRAFDVASMAALGASVLWLATSIDSLGTA, encoded by the coding sequence ATGGCCGAGAACCGCATCGAGAGCATCCGGCGGGCCAGGCGCCTGCACGGAGTCATCGCCAACATCCCGTTCTACGTGGTGCTGGCGTTGATCGCGATCGCGGGCGTGCTGATCCTGCTGGACCGGTGGCGCCGCGGCGCCTTCGTGTTCGGATCGGCGATCCTCGTCGCCGCCACGATCCGTGCCGTACTGCCGACCAGTCGGGTGGGCTTGCTCCAAGTTCGGGGACGTGCGTTCGACGTGGCGAGCATGGCGGCCCTCGGCGCCTCCGTGCTGTGGCTGGCGACGTCGATCGACTCCCTGGGCACGGCGTGA
- a CDS encoding ester cyclase, with the protein MAESTADERDLYRRWIDELWNGPSDREKLLEVAEELVSEEFVGHWPNVEVVGPGKLAALIAATKATFKDIEFEIVVPPFADGGFVAGRWIGTGTGVAGESSQFAGNDILSVHDGKFTEYWVASAGG; encoded by the coding sequence ATGGCCGAATCGACTGCTGACGAACGGGACCTGTACCGCCGCTGGATCGATGAGCTGTGGAACGGTCCCAGCGACCGCGAGAAGCTCCTGGAGGTGGCCGAGGAACTCGTGTCCGAGGAGTTCGTCGGTCACTGGCCGAACGTCGAGGTGGTCGGACCCGGCAAACTCGCCGCTCTCATCGCCGCCACTAAGGCGACGTTCAAGGACATCGAATTCGAGATCGTGGTCCCGCCGTTCGCGGACGGCGGCTTCGTCGCCGGACGCTGGATCGGCACCGGGACCGGTGTGGCAGGGGAGTCCAGCCAGTTCGCCGGCAACGACATCCTCAGCGTGCACGACGGAAAGTTCACCGAGTACTGGGTGGCGTCGGCCGGCGGCTGA
- the metX gene encoding homoserine O-acetyltransferase MetX: MSVNIYPAATAFDPDWATRPDGSDTAVRIGDLTLESGAQIADVTVTFQKWGTPNQARDNVILALHALTGNSHVAGPADERFAMTGWWDSLVGPGAAIDTDEWCVVAPNAIGGCYGSTGPGTIAPDGRAWGSRFPLLTVRDLVDAEMRAFEKAGIDRFAIVTGGSMGGARALEWAAMYPDRVDTALLFAVGARASADQIGTQTTQVAAIKADPDWQNGDYYGSDRAPMTGMGIARRIAHLSYRSDRELDGRFENFPQADENPLVGGRYAIASYLEYQADKLKERFDPGSYVALSEVLSNHDVGRGRGGVKAALNACTVPTIVVGVDSDRLYPLYQQEELADELGNCVGDLHILRSDAGHDGFLTEPEAVGELLRTTVNLVHRIRRD, from the coding sequence GTGTCGGTGAACATCTACCCCGCCGCCACGGCGTTCGACCCGGACTGGGCTACTCGCCCGGACGGGTCGGACACCGCTGTGCGCATCGGCGATCTGACCCTCGAATCCGGGGCGCAGATCGCCGATGTCACGGTCACCTTCCAGAAGTGGGGCACACCGAATCAGGCGCGGGACAACGTCATCCTGGCTTTGCACGCCCTGACCGGTAACTCCCATGTGGCAGGTCCCGCCGACGAGCGGTTCGCGATGACCGGTTGGTGGGACAGCCTGGTCGGTCCGGGCGCGGCGATCGACACCGACGAATGGTGCGTCGTGGCCCCCAACGCGATCGGCGGCTGTTACGGGTCCACCGGTCCCGGCACCATCGCCCCCGACGGCCGGGCGTGGGGCTCCCGCTTCCCGCTGCTGACCGTGCGCGACCTCGTCGACGCCGAAATGCGGGCGTTCGAGAAGGCCGGCATCGACCGCTTCGCGATCGTCACCGGTGGATCCATGGGCGGTGCCCGCGCCCTCGAATGGGCCGCGATGTACCCCGACCGGGTCGACACCGCACTGCTGTTCGCTGTCGGCGCCCGGGCGTCAGCCGATCAGATCGGCACGCAGACCACCCAGGTCGCTGCGATCAAGGCCGATCCGGATTGGCAGAACGGTGACTATTACGGGTCCGATCGGGCGCCGATGACCGGCATGGGCATCGCGCGTCGCATCGCCCACCTGTCGTACCGGAGCGATCGCGAACTCGACGGCCGCTTCGAGAACTTCCCGCAGGCCGACGAGAATCCGCTCGTCGGCGGCCGGTACGCGATCGCCAGCTACCTCGAGTACCAGGCCGACAAGCTGAAAGAGCGGTTCGATCCGGGCAGCTACGTCGCACTGTCGGAGGTTCTCAGCAATCACGACGTAGGACGTGGACGCGGCGGTGTGAAGGCCGCCCTCAACGCCTGCACGGTGCCGACGATCGTGGTCGGCGTCGATTCGGACCGTCTCTACCCGCTCTATCAGCAGGAAGAACTGGCGGACGAACTCGGAAACTGCGTCGGCGACCTGCACATCCTGCGATCGGACGCGGGACACGACGGCTTCCTCACCGAACCCGAAGCGGTCGGCGAACTGCTGCGCACCACGGTGAATCTGGTCCACCGGATCCGTCGCGACTGA